A genomic segment from Nicotiana sylvestris chromosome 1, ASM39365v2, whole genome shotgun sequence encodes:
- the LOC138872192 gene encoding uncharacterized protein: MLKIRHFRNPLKSAREPHDAHGHSSSSSTPVQSHAIEPSTTVQALPHAHEVPQQEQAPILPSNSSATSRRAGRESTKYWTVEAKDSKNATKKIRVKVNEVNNLTVGERIIVNFDDYNTAYGEAQGLLARYCGSLAIDCNLFPISFEKWSGPSGMPKKYMEDCFETILKVSESIVYRYCNASLSKKWATHRQKLWNEYFDPAKSKNEIISNVPAGINKDQWAIFVVYRQKSSTMELCRRNKEIRKKQKMPHTGGSKANSRRRYDLFLETGKTPSHGKIFIETHKKANGSFVNDAARTIGEQI, encoded by the exons ATGCTGAAGATTAGGCATTTTCGGAATCCACTAAAGTCAGCTCGTGAACCACATGATGCTCATGGacattcttcatcatcatcaactCCAGTCCAATCACATGCTATCGAGCCCTCAACAACAGTACAAGCCCTCCCACATGCTCATGAAGTCCCGCAACAAGAACAAGCTCCAATTCTGCCTTCTAATTCAAGTGCAACATCTCGTCGTGCAGGACGTGAATCTACAAAGTATTGGACAGTAGAGGCAAAAG ACTCGAAAAATGCTACCAAGAAAATTAGGGTCAAGGTCAATGAAGTTAACAATCTAACTGTTGGGGAGCGCATCATTGTGAATTTTGATGACTACAATACAGCATATGGTGAAGCACAAGGATTACTTGCTAGATATTGTGGATCGCTGGCAATTGATTGTAATTTGTTTCCGATTAGTTTTGAGAAGTGGTCAGGGCCATCGGGCATGCCTAAGAAGTACATGGAAGACTGCTTTGAAACAATATTAAAG GTAAGTGAGTCCATTGTATATAGATACTGCAATGCTAGTCTTTCGAAGAAGTGGGCTACACATAGGCAGAAGTTGTGGAATGAATATTTTGACCCAGCCAAAAGCAAAAATGAAATTATAAGTAATGTGCCAGCAGGTATAAATAAAGATCAATGGGCTATTTTTGTTGTTTATCGTCAAAAATCATCAACAATG GAGCTTTGtagaagaaataaagaaattcGAAAGAAACAAAAAATGCCACACACTGGTGGTTCAAAAGCTAACTCGAGAAGACGATATGATCTT tttttggAAACTGGAAAAACTCCTAGTCATGGAAAAATATTTATTGAAACTCATAAGAAAGCTAATGGATCATTTGTAAATGATGCGGCAAGGACTATAGGG GAACAAATTTAA